In Anolis sagrei isolate rAnoSag1 chromosome 9, rAnoSag1.mat, whole genome shotgun sequence, the following proteins share a genomic window:
- the KLHL25 gene encoding kelch-like protein 25 yields MSVSVHENRKSRTSTGSMNILLFHKASHPDCVLSHLNTMRKHCTFTDVTLWAGNKSFPCHRAVLAASSRYFEAMFSNGLRESLGDEVNFHDSLHPEVLELLLDYAYSSKIIINEENAESLLEAGDMLQFHDVRDAAAEFLEKNLYPSNCLGMMVLSDAHQCKRLYELSWRMCLVNFETVHRSEDFNSLSKDTLVDLISSDELEIEDEEKVFKAVIQWVKYDLDKRKTFLPELLKNVRLALLPSECLKEAMTYEELITAEDQNKQIMDEALWCKKKILQNDGVVMSPCAKPRKAGHTLLILGGQTFMCDKVYQVDHKAKEIIPKADLPSPRKEFSACAIGCKVYITGGRGSENGVSKDVWVYDTVNEEWSKAAPMLIARFGHGSAELENCLYVVGGHTAVAGVFPASPSVSLKQVEKYDPVVNKWTMVAPLRDGVSNAAVVSARLKLYVFGGTSIHRDMVSKVQCYDPLDNRWTIKAQCPQPWRYTAAAVLGSQIFIMGGDTEYTAASAYRFDCETDQWTRIGDMTAKRMSCHALASGNKLYVVGGYFGTQRCKTLDCYDPTSDTWNCITTVPYSLIPTAFVSTWKHLPA; encoded by the coding sequence ATGTCAGTCAGCGTCCATGAGAACCGTAAATCCCGGACCAGTACTGGTTCTATGAACATCCTGCTGTTCCATAAAGCTTCCCATCCAGATTGTGTCCTCTCACATCTCAACACCATGAGAAAGCATTGCACATTCACTGATGTCACCCTCTGGGCTGGGAACAAGTCCTTTCCCTGTCACCGAGCTGTGCTTGCTGCCTCCAGTCGATATTTTGAAGCCATGTTCAGCAACGGCCTTCGTGAGAGCCTCGGAGATGAAGTGAATTTCCATGACAGCTTGCACCCAGAAGTGTTGGAGTTGCTACTTGACTATGCTTACTCATCGAAGATCATCATCAATGAGGAGAATGCTGAGTCTCTCCTTGAAGCTGGTGACATGTTGCAGTTCCACGACGTCCGTGACGCAGCCGCTGAGTTCCTGGAGAAGAACTTGTACCCTTCCAACTGCTTGGGCATGATGGTCCTCTCTGATGCTCACCAGTGCAAGAGGCTCTATGAGCTCTCTTGGAGGATGTGTCTGGTCAACTTTGAGACAGTCCATAGGAGTGAAGACTTCAACAGTCTCTCCAAGGATACCCTGGTGGACTTAATTTCCAGCGATGAGTTGGAGATTGAGGATGAGGAGAAGGTCTTCAAGGCAGTCATCCAGTGGGTGAAATATGATTTGGACAAGCGAAAGACTTTTCTTCCAGAGCTGTTGAAGAATGTGCGCCTGGCCTTGCTGCCCTCTGAATGTCTCAAGGAAGCCATGACCTATGAGGAGCTGATCACTGCTGAGGATCAAAACAAGCAGATCATGGACGAGGCTCTTTGGTGCAAAAAGAAAATCCTCCAGAATGACGGGGTGGTCATGAGTCCTTGTGCCAAGCCTCGCAAAGCTGGGCATACGTTGCTCATTTTAGGGGGACAGACGTTCATGTGTGACAAAGTTTACCAGGTAGACCACAAGGCAAAAGAGATCATCCCCAAAGCAGACCTGCCTAGCCCTAGAAAGGAGTTCAGCGCATGTGCCATTGGCTGCAAAGTCTACATTACTGGAGGGAGAGGCTCAGAAAATGGGGTGTCCAAGGATGTCTGGGTTTATGACACAGTTAATGAGGAGTGGTCCAAAGCTGCCCCCATGCTTATAGCCCGATTTGGACATGGTTCAGCTGAACTGGAAAACTGCCTCTATGTAGTTGGTGGGCACACTGCAGTGGCCGGGGTCTTCCCGGCCTCTCCCTCTGTTTCATTGAAGCAGGTGGAGAAGTATGATCCGGTTGTCAACAAATGGACCATGGTGGCCCCTCTACGGGATGGTGTCAGCAACGCTGCAGTTGTAAGTGCAAGACTGAAGCTCTACGTCTTTGGAGGAACCAGCATTCACCGGGATATGGTGTCCAAAGTCCAGTGCTACGATCCGTTGGATAATCGGTGGACCATCAAAGCACAGTGTCCCCAACCTTGGCGCTACACGGCAGCCGCTGTTCTAGGCAGCCAGATTTTTATCATGGGTGGAGACACAGAGTACACGGCAGCCTCTGCCTACCGTTTTGATTGTGAAACAGATCAGTGGACACGAATCGGAGACATGACAGCCAAACGGATGTCCTGCCATGCATTGGCTTCAGGGAACAAGCTTTATGTGGTAGGCGGTTACTTTGGGACGCAGAGATGCAAAACACTGGACTGTTACGACCCTACCTCAGATACCTGGAACTGTATCACCACTGTACCTTACTCCCTCATCCCTACAGCTTTCGTAAGCACATGGAAACACTTACCAGCCTGA